From Thiovulum sp. ES, a single genomic window includes:
- a CDS encoding homoserine O-acetyltransferase (PFAM: alpha/beta hydrolase fold~TIGRFAM: homoserine O-acetyltransferase), with protein sequence MKIEFGKKVFKKPLYLESGRILEPYEIAYTTYGKLNSDKSNVIVITHALTGNQEPVKSEKNRFFNSGWWDSLIGDGKAIDTEKYFVIATNVIGSIFGSTSPTSKISSYDLREYRFKFPVITVRDMVKAQHILFQSLGIRKAKAIIGGSMGGMQGLQFGVDFPNFAEKIITIASTHATQPWAIAFNRVVSEAIKRDPQFCDGNYNIDEVKKNGLNGLAVGRMAGHISYLSHNSMKEKFGRKYLNDDGLFDINGRFQVDSYLDYNGTKFSKNFDPLSYLYLSKAVNMFDLSNNFGSLSEALSLFKADLQLISFRGDMLFRPEESEIIWKEMKKLDKNCQYHEIESDYGHDAFLIEFEKFSHLIEDFLN encoded by the coding sequence TTGAAAATAGAGTTTGGAAAAAAAGTATTTAAAAAACCTCTCTATCTTGAGAGTGGTCGAATTTTAGAACCATACGAAATTGCCTACACAACTTACGGAAAACTTAATTCAGACAAAAGTAATGTAATTGTTATAACTCATGCACTTACAGGAAATCAAGAACCTGTAAAAAGTGAAAAGAATAGATTTTTTAATAGTGGTTGGTGGGATTCACTTATTGGCGATGGAAAAGCGATTGATACGGAGAAATATTTTGTAATTGCGACAAATGTAATTGGTAGTATTTTTGGTTCAACTTCGCCAACTTCAAAAATTTCATCTTACGATTTAAGAGAGTATCGTTTTAAATTTCCAGTTATAACGGTTCGAGATATGGTAAAGGCACAGCACATACTATTTCAGAGTCTTGGAATCCGAAAAGCAAAAGCGATTATTGGCGGTTCTATGGGTGGAATGCAGGGGTTACAATTTGGTGTCGATTTTCCAAACTTTGCCGAAAAAATCATCACAATTGCTTCAACTCATGCGACACAGCCATGGGCTATCGCTTTTAACAGAGTTGTGTCGGAAGCAATTAAAAGAGACCCCCAATTTTGCGACGGAAATTACAATATCGATGAGGTCAAAAAAAATGGCTTAAATGGTTTAGCTGTTGGACGGATGGCGGGACATATTAGCTACCTTTCTCACAACTCCATGAAAGAGAAATTTGGCAGAAAATACCTAAACGATGATGGACTTTTTGACATAAATGGTCGGTTTCAAGTTGATAGCTATCTTGATTACAATGGAACAAAATTTAGCAAGAACTTTGACCCGCTCTCCTATCTTTATCTCTCAAAAGCTGTAAATATGTTTGATTTATCAAATAATTTTGGTTCTCTCTCCGAAGCTCTTTCACTTTTTAAAGCAGATTTGCAACTAATCTCTTTTCGCGGAGATATGCTTTTTCGCCCCGAAGAATCTGAAATAATTTGGAAAGAGATGAAAAAATTAGATAAAAATTGTCAATATCATGAAATTGAAAGCGATTATGGACATGATGCATTTTTAATCGAATTTGAGAAATTTTCGCACCTCATCGAAGATTTTTTAAATTGA
- a CDS encoding acetolactate synthase, small subunit (PFAM: ACT domain; Small subunit of acetolactate synthase~TIGRFAM: acetolactate synthase, small subunit) produces MNRQDRHIISVIVVNESSVLARISGLFAGRGYNIESLTVAPIPNKDNLSRLTIETYGDCKTVTQIEKQLNKLIPVMKVVERDDFVEKEMALVKIPIEESLSDVDALARAYNGKIVNVGDGAIICMVADEPQRVAYFLNAVERFNPIEVIRSGVVALER; encoded by the coding sequence ATGAATCGACAAGACAGACACATAATTTCGGTAATTGTTGTAAATGAGTCAAGTGTTTTAGCTCGTATTTCTGGACTTTTTGCTGGTCGTGGATACAATATTGAGTCTTTGACTGTTGCACCAATTCCAAACAAAGATAATCTTTCTCGACTCACAATTGAAACTTATGGAGATTGTAAAACCGTAACACAAATTGAGAAGCAGTTGAACAAATTGATTCCAGTTATGAAAGTTGTTGAGAGAGATGACTTTGTTGAAAAAGAGATGGCACTTGTAAAAATTCCGATTGAAGAGAGCCTTTCTGATGTTGATGCACTTGCTCGAGCTTACAACGGAAAAATTGTAAATGTTGGTGATGGTGCAATTATTTGCATGGTTGCAGACGAACCTCAAAGAGTTGCATACTTTTTAAATGCTGTTGAGCGATTTAATCCAATCGAAGTTATCAGAAGCGGAGTTGTTGCACTCGAAAGATAG
- a CDS encoding acetolactate synthase, large subunit, biosynthetic type (PFAM: Thiamine pyrophosphate enzyme, central domain; Thiamine pyrophosphate enzyme, N-terminal TPP binding domain; Thiamine pyrophosphate enzyme, C-terminal TPP binding domain~TIGRFAM: acetolactate synthase, large subunit, biosynthetic type), protein MKISGSKMVVEALRKEGVDTIFGYPGGAIMNVYDEFYKQDDIKHVLTRHEQASIHAAEGFAKATGKVGVAVVTSGPGFTNAVTGLADAYMDSVPIVVISGQVPMTLIGTDAFQEIDAVGISRACTKHNYLVTDAKDLPRIFKEAFHIAKTGRPGPVHIDIPKDVTAQIAEFHYPDEVKIPTYNPAYKGSIEKIKSAVNAIKEAKRPLLYLGGGIVQSNSADLVREIAEKTGIPAVETLMARGVMGAENPLLISMVGMHGSYAANIAMSEADLLISFGPRFDDRVTGKLSEFAKHAKIIHVDIDPSSVDKLVEVDYPIIGDLHSVLKDILPLLTEIKPENFADWRESITNNDNLHPLDYEKGDEVLKPQEVIEEIGKILGDNANISTDVGQHQMWSAQFYPFSRPRQFNTSGGLGTMGFGFPAALGVKAGTPDKVSINITGDGSILMNIQELMTAVEYKLPVVNVILNNNFLGMVRQWQTLFYDDRLSETDLSVQPDFVKLVESFGGVGYRVSTMEDFQKALKDAVEKNVVALIDVKVDRRENVMPMVPAGGSLFNMMLRQSGGTK, encoded by the coding sequence GTGAAAATAAGTGGTTCAAAGATGGTTGTTGAAGCACTCCGAAAAGAGGGTGTAGATACAATCTTTGGTTACCCAGGTGGAGCTATCATGAATGTTTATGATGAGTTCTATAAACAAGATGATATTAAGCATGTTTTGACAAGACATGAACAGGCATCAATACATGCAGCGGAAGGATTTGCAAAAGCTACTGGAAAAGTCGGTGTTGCTGTTGTAACAAGCGGACCTGGATTTACAAATGCGGTAACAGGCTTGGCAGATGCTTACATGGATTCTGTGCCGATTGTTGTGATTTCTGGACAAGTTCCAATGACTCTAATTGGGACAGATGCATTTCAGGAAATTGATGCTGTTGGAATTAGTCGGGCTTGTACGAAACACAATTATCTTGTTACAGATGCAAAAGATTTACCGAGAATTTTCAAAGAGGCATTTCATATTGCAAAAACAGGAAGACCTGGACCAGTTCATATTGACATTCCAAAAGATGTTACAGCACAAATTGCAGAGTTTCACTATCCTGATGAGGTGAAAATTCCAACTTATAATCCTGCTTACAAAGGCAGTATTGAGAAAATCAAAAGTGCTGTGAATGCAATCAAAGAGGCGAAACGACCACTTCTATATTTAGGTGGGGGAATTGTTCAATCAAATTCTGCGGATTTAGTTCGGGAAATTGCGGAAAAAACGGGAATTCCTGCGGTAGAGACTCTTATGGCTCGTGGAGTTATGGGTGCGGAAAATCCACTATTGATTTCGATGGTTGGAATGCACGGTAGCTATGCGGCAAATATTGCAATGAGTGAAGCTGATTTATTGATCTCTTTTGGTCCAAGATTTGACGACCGTGTTACAGGAAAACTTTCAGAGTTTGCAAAACATGCAAAAATCATTCATGTTGATATTGATCCGAGTTCAGTTGATAAACTTGTAGAAGTTGATTATCCAATTATTGGAGATTTGCATTCTGTTTTAAAAGACATCCTGCCACTTTTAACTGAAATCAAACCTGAAAATTTTGCGGATTGGAGAGAGTCAATTACAAACAATGACAATCTTCACCCACTTGATTATGAAAAAGGCGATGAGGTTCTAAAACCGCAAGAAGTAATTGAGGAAATCGGAAAAATCCTTGGAGATAATGCGAATATTTCAACAGATGTTGGTCAGCACCAAATGTGGTCTGCTCAATTCTATCCATTTTCTCGACCACGACAATTCAATACTTCTGGTGGATTAGGAACAATGGGATTTGGTTTTCCTGCTGCTCTTGGTGTAAAAGCTGGAACTCCTGACAAAGTTTCAATCAATATTACAGGCGACGGTTCAATTTTGATGAATATTCAGGAATTGATGACAGCAGTTGAATATAAATTACCAGTTGTGAATGTTATTTTGAACAACAACTTCTTGGGAATGGTTCGGCAGTGGCAAACACTATTTTATGATGACAGACTCTCTGAAACAGACTTGAGTGTTCAGCCAGATTTTGTAAAACTTGTTGAGAGTTTTGGTGGAGTTGGATATCGAGTTAGCACAATGGAAGATTTCCAAAAAGCTTTAAAAGATGCTGTTGAAAAAAATGTTGTTGCCCTTATTGATGTAAAAGTTGATCGTCGTGAAAATGTTATGCCAATGGTTCCTGCTGGTGGTTCTCTTTTCAATATGATGTTACGACAAAGTGGAGGTACAAAATGA
- a CDS encoding Flagellar motor switch protein FliG (PFAM: FliG C-terminal domain~TIGRFAM: flagellar motor switch protein FliG) codes for MENQETQLNDMFKEKLNNMSMPEKIAILLLQVNDDLTSSVLKSMKLDTVADISKFIVGSKSIEKGLATAVLQEFMAIFQSNQYISSGGIEYASELLHKIFEPEDAKSIIDKLSKTMSGNQNFSYITKIKPQQLADFIINEHPQTIALILAHMDPVSAADTISLFPEDLMSEVSMRMANLGDISPSIIKRVSTVLETKLESLASYKVEVGGPRAVADIFNRLGRASKTTLAHIESKDEDLASSIKEMMFTFEDVVTLDNFSIREILKEIDEEDLKLSYKGANDELKEKILGNMSTRQRVSFEEEMTFVGAVKVKDVENAQRKIVDIVQRLVDTGKIQLADNDEMID; via the coding sequence ATGGAAAATCAAGAAACACAATTAAATGACATGTTTAAAGAGAAACTTAACAACATGTCAATGCCCGAAAAAATTGCAATTCTTTTATTACAAGTAAATGATGATTTGACCTCATCGGTATTAAAATCTATGAAGCTTGATACAGTTGCGGATATTTCAAAATTTATTGTTGGTTCAAAATCTATTGAAAAAGGTCTTGCGACGGCTGTGCTACAAGAGTTCATGGCGATATTTCAATCAAATCAATATATTAGTTCTGGTGGAATTGAGTATGCTTCGGAGCTTCTTCACAAAATTTTTGAGCCTGAAGATGCTAAATCTATTATTGATAAACTCTCGAAAACAATGAGTGGTAATCAGAACTTTAGCTACATCACTAAAATTAAACCACAACAACTTGCCGACTTTATTATTAATGAGCATCCACAAACTATCGCCTTGATTCTCGCACACATGGACCCTGTTTCTGCTGCGGATACAATCTCTCTTTTCCCTGAAGATTTAATGTCGGAGGTCTCAATGAGAATGGCAAATCTTGGTGATATTTCTCCATCAATTATCAAAAGAGTTTCTACTGTTCTTGAAACAAAACTCGAGTCTCTCGCTTCTTACAAAGTCGAGGTTGGTGGTCCAAGAGCTGTTGCTGACATCTTTAACCGACTTGGTCGAGCTTCTAAAACTACTCTTGCTCACATCGAATCTAAAGATGAAGACCTCGCTTCTTCTATTAAAGAGATGATGTTCACTTTCGAGGATGTTGTTACTCTTGATAACTTCTCAATCCGTGAAATTCTCAAAGAGATTGATGAAGAGGACTTAAAACTCTCTTACAAAGGTGCGAACGACGAATTGAAAGAGAAAATTCTTGGAAATATGTCCACTCGACAAAGAGTATCATTTGAGGAAGAGATGACTTTTGTTGGTGCTGTTAAAGTAAAAGATGTTGAAAATGCTCAGCGAAAAATCGTTGATATTGTTCAAAGGCTTGTTGATACTGGTAAAATACAACTTGCTGATAATGATGAAATGATTGATTAA